One Oncorhynchus keta strain PuntledgeMale-10-30-2019 chromosome 34, Oket_V2, whole genome shotgun sequence genomic window, TCAGTTAAAATTACAGTAAGATATCGTGCTTTCTGTTTACAAGCAAACTGACCCGGAAGAGGTTGATTGACTGTTGTCTCAGTCAATATAATTGAAACCATTTTGTGAACAGCGAATCGATGGTCAGGCATGTTCATACGTTTTAAGTAGGGCGGGCGCTGGCTGAATGGTTCAAGTTTGCTTGCATTTCAAACTATGTTTACCTCTTACTTTAACACATTATACACATTTTTCTTTAAGGCTGAGACATCTTCTTTTTTCTTCTTTTCTTACTACATAGAACATTCCAAAATCCACTTTCAGACATTACGGCGTGTGTCATGGTCATGGCTATAATGATTTCACAGTCCAAGATCTACCTATTTTTCCAGCTGACTATAACATAGCTGCAAACCTATGATAGTTTTGGTTGCAAAATTATGTGGCTAATACAtcgatcactagtcactttaatcatgtttacatatcactcatctcatatgtatatattgcattttataccatctattgcatcttgcctatgccgctctgtcattgcctctccatatatatttatatgtatatattctcattccattcctttacttagatttgtgtgtattaggtagttgctgtggaattgttagattacatacacttacaataacatctgctaatcatgtgtatgtgaccaataacagaTCAGGGTATTAACTCTAGTCTAGCAGTCTATTGTTATGCTATGCAAAATATACatgtattctgtctctctctcattttcccttcatcctcctctcccaagttgatgtgttgttgaaggCAGTAGGAGACACCCCCATCATGAAGACAAAGAAATGGTCGGTAGAGAAAGGGAGGACAGTGCAATCACTCTCTCAATTCATCTCTCGATTCCTCAAGATGGAGGCCAATGAACAGCTGGTGAGTTTTGTGTGCGTGCTTCTCAATAGTTGTCTCTTGCCTCGTTCCCTTCAGCTAGAGTAAGTGGACAGGTGATACCTCTGGTATATGCACCAAGGAGGAAAATATATTTAGAACTAACCTAAGATGGTTCATCTGTGTCGTTTTACAGTGGGAGCAAGTAAAGCCTAGCACGATCCTATAGACTATCACAGTATGAGTCAttatacccataaaacctagcggtcaaacagggaaatggtttcaattgtttttccaccattcattatTCCCATAGGGGGGTTTAGAAACTCTTAAAATGaaggctgtgttttgtgtaggtttactctggtgtgacgttttgataaccgtgtGAACTTCTCTCAGAGATGGTGACTTTTATCAATTtatttgcctgtatttaccccccaataaatgaaatgctaattatctgctaatgtggctattataaagaactacaaatgccgaATTGAGGCAAAGTTAAGAATCTCTGGAGTAATTATCTAATGTTATCTAAATGTTGTAATTAATAAATTGGCAACATTTCTTAAAAtgtacctgttagcaaaggtgccAGCTAGAGATGCCGTGCAGAAGcgtgcagggatttgtagtcttgcaggGTGCCTAGTCTGATGCTAATTAGCATATTAGAATCTGAGGATAAATAGaggtgaatatattgataaaagtaacCTTGTCTGAGAGATATTGACATGGTTGTTAAAGtgtcatgccagggtaagcctacatgaaaTGCAGCCCTTcatttaagtgtttctaaaaatcCCCTATGAGAAATGACttgtggaaaaacgattggaaccatttccctgtttgaccgttCTTAACGGATGCTTCAGCTTTATAGCCCCTGTGACATGTCTGGACTACCCCTTCTGTCTGTGACTGAGGTATGAACTGGAGAAAGCATCCTGGCCCCTTGATATGCACCCACTGTGGCCTTTGATCTGGGACTATAGTGCGTCAGCTTGTTCAATGATTCTAAACACCCATTGCTcacatctcactcactcactcactcactcacataatgggctttattggcaagtgaaatagataataaacaataaagAAAATCTCTGTCTCCACACAGTTCATTTACGTCAACcagtcattctctccctcccccgaTCAGGAAGTAGGAGTCCTGTTTGAAGTGAGTACTTTTCATTTGAAATCATTTCTGGAGGCCTTGGGAAATGCAGTTTTTCTGTTATCTATTTGTCCTGTGGTAAGTTAGTTGACCACCGGAGGGAGGTCTGAGTGAGCAGTTCCCTGTGAGATGGAGCTGTTCATATCTTCACAGTGACTACTGTTCCCTGGGGCCAGTacactactgtatgtgttatgtcAATACAGGCCTGGATTATTCACCAAGGATGTATATAAATCCTGGATTGCTGATGTATTAGCCATCGAAAGGCTAGTAACAAGGACAATGTTTTTGTTTTATGTTTAGATCATAATAAcatttaaaagtatgcattaaggtgtctgtaatatcaTAAACAAGACTATGTGAGAAAATATGTGAGGTGATTCTGAGAATTTGGTTACAAAATATCCTCTAGCCCAAGGCTACCCCTTCAGTGTTTACAGATCAGAAGGAACTGTATAGATGTTTGGCAGAAGCTCCACTATGCTCATTGCAAGCCTGCATAATGGAGCCAGCATCACATATGACTTACTATCTAATTCTCTTCAGACCTGTTAACACTTGAGTAAAGGCTAAAGGTTTATCAGGCACAGTTCTCCTGATCTAAGGGTCAGGCTATTAGTGTCCACTTGACCCCCTCTTGACCCATGGTCTTGACCGTCCCTATTAAATACCCGCTAAATACTTCAGCTGATGTTTTGTGCTCCCTTTCCTATTCTTCTAAAAGAGTAACTCTTACCCTCTGTGTTTTTCAGTGTTTTGGCAGCGATGGGAAGCTTGTTCTACATTACTGTAAATCTCAAGCCTGGGGTTAACAATTTTTAGCCCTTTTCAgttcaaacgcacacacacaatattgTTTATACTCCTTCCTTGCCTAAACCAATGTTGTCATTGctaatttcttgtttgttttgCTGTACATAACCCAATGTAAATAAATTGTGACTATAT contains:
- the LOC127915256 gene encoding ubiquitin-like protein ATG12, with the translated sequence MSDNAESPTETQKDEPSTPQQPTEGSGMADDKKKIDVLLKAVGDTPIMKTKKWSVEKGRTVQSLSQFISRFLKMEANEQLFIYVNQSFSPSPDQEVGVLFECFGSDGKLVLHYCKSQAWG